The Saccharothrix variisporea genome has a segment encoding these proteins:
- a CDS encoding urease subunit alpha, with translation MTELSRERYAELFGPTTGDRVRLADTDLTIEVTEDRSRGPHSGDEVLFGGGKVIRESMGQGTATRAEGAPDLVITGAVILDHWGVVKADVGVRDGRIVAIGKAGNPDVMDGVDPALVIGPATEIISGNGKILTAGGIDCHVHFICPQIVDEALASGLTTLIGGGTGPAEGTKATTVTPGAWNLGRMLAAMDHMPVNVLLLGKGNTVRDDALREQLHAGAGGFKLHEDWGTTPAAIDAALRIADESGVQVAIHTDTLNEAGFVESTVDAIAGRSINAYHSEGAGGGHAPDIIRVVSEPNVLPSSTNPTRPHTVNTLEEHLDMLMVCHHLNPSVPEDLAFAESRIRPTTIAAEDLLHDLGAISMISSDSQAMGRVGEVIIRTWQTAHVMHGRRGELPDNLRARRYVAKYTINPAIAHGIDHEVGSVEVGKLADLVLWEPKFFGVRPSVVLKGGFIAWAAMGDANASIPTPQPVFARPMFGAYAGARSSVHFVSQEAVDRDLADLLRLSRPLVPVRNTRKVGKKDMVLNDAMPDVRVDPDSFAVHVDGELVEPHPVAELPMAQRYFLF, from the coding sequence ACCTCACGATCGAGGTCACCGAGGACCGCAGTCGCGGCCCGCACTCCGGCGACGAGGTGCTCTTCGGCGGCGGCAAGGTGATCCGCGAGTCGATGGGCCAGGGCACCGCCACCCGCGCCGAGGGTGCTCCGGACCTGGTCATCACGGGTGCGGTCATCCTCGACCACTGGGGCGTGGTCAAGGCCGACGTCGGCGTGCGGGACGGTCGGATCGTCGCCATCGGCAAGGCGGGCAACCCGGACGTCATGGACGGCGTGGACCCGGCGCTGGTGATCGGCCCCGCCACGGAGATCATCTCCGGCAACGGCAAGATCCTCACCGCCGGCGGCATCGACTGCCACGTGCACTTCATCTGCCCCCAGATCGTGGACGAGGCCCTGGCGTCCGGCCTGACCACGCTCATCGGCGGCGGCACCGGCCCGGCCGAGGGCACCAAGGCCACCACGGTCACGCCCGGCGCGTGGAACCTGGGCCGGATGCTCGCCGCGATGGACCACATGCCGGTCAACGTCCTGTTGCTGGGCAAGGGCAACACGGTCCGCGACGACGCCCTGCGCGAGCAGCTGCACGCCGGCGCGGGCGGGTTCAAGCTGCACGAGGACTGGGGCACCACCCCCGCCGCCATCGACGCCGCCCTGCGCATCGCCGACGAGTCCGGCGTGCAGGTCGCCATCCACACCGACACGCTCAACGAAGCCGGTTTCGTCGAGTCCACGGTGGACGCCATCGCGGGCCGTTCGATCAACGCCTACCACTCCGAGGGCGCGGGCGGCGGGCACGCGCCGGACATCATCCGGGTCGTCTCCGAGCCGAACGTCCTGCCCTCCTCCACCAACCCGACCCGCCCGCACACCGTCAACACCCTCGAAGAGCACCTGGACATGTTGATGGTGTGCCACCACCTCAACCCCTCCGTGCCCGAGGATCTGGCCTTCGCCGAAAGCCGCATCCGGCCGACGACGATCGCCGCCGAGGACCTGCTGCACGACCTCGGCGCGATCTCCATGATCAGCTCCGACTCGCAGGCGATGGGCCGGGTCGGCGAGGTCATCATCCGCACGTGGCAGACCGCGCACGTCATGCACGGCCGGCGCGGCGAGCTGCCGGACAACCTGCGCGCCCGCCGGTACGTCGCCAAGTACACGATCAACCCGGCCATCGCGCACGGCATCGACCACGAGGTCGGGTCGGTCGAGGTCGGCAAGCTCGCGGACCTCGTGCTGTGGGAGCCCAAGTTCTTCGGCGTCCGGCCGTCCGTGGTGCTCAAGGGCGGGTTCATCGCGTGGGCCGCGATGGGCGACGCGAACGCGTCCATCCCCACGCCGCAACCGGTCTTCGCCCGGCCGATGTTCGGCGCGTACGCGGGTGCCCGCAGCAGCGTGCACTTCGTGTCCCAGGAGGCCGTGGACCGCGACCTGGCCGACTTGCTGAGGTTGTCGCGCCCGCTGGTGCCGGTGCGCAACACGCGCAAGGTCGGCAAGAAGGACATGGTGCTCAACGACGCCATGCCCGACGTCCGCGTGGACCCGGACAGCTTCGCCGTGCACGTCGACGGCGAGCTGGTCGAGCCGCACCCGGTGGCGGAGCTGCCGATGGCCCAGCGCTACTTCCTGTTCTGA